The genomic segment TTGATGACTGAACAGTCTGctggatattaaaatatgttttgaaaaatatgtttcaaatgttgttttttcagcGGTGTGGGGAGAACAAATACAGTGGCTATGAATATTTTGGCTATTATTCAGAACAGCATGTGGAGGGATATGTAAACTATGTAATATGTACAAATATGTACTATgtaaaaatcctgctttttttctcctttttgttttttttttttttgtctttttctttttttccctgctattatAGGTTTAAGAATATAGAGGAATGCGCTGATGGAAGCCATGTAAAGAGTCTCCAAATTTGCATTGGGTTTAAGCGGAAAGAATTTTATGTCTGCACAAATTATGATACTGTCatacttctttgttgttctacctcaatatacatctaattgttagactgctggatttgttgccagtattgatgacaaagcacactatagatgctgtctgcgttactggaaaatgatttgtttcaaagtagAATGACTTCCAGGTGAGGTAAACGCTGAGCAtgctctttctgcctccttcttgACAGTGCTCATAGTAGATCGCTTAAGTATGTATTAGTCAGGTTCTCTTATAAACTCCTAGTGCGTCtctggaattttgaatttacagtgactTTACGCTCTTCTCTCTCGCTCCTCTAGGCGGTTTCATCTGTTACCAGAGCTCTAGAACTATTTGTGAAACCTGAAGAGCTGGATGGAGAGAATTGCTACAAATGTAGCGAGTGAGATTATTAACTAATTATGTCTTAATGCTAGATATTAGTTTTATGTATTGCATGACTTAGAGCATAAGTtatcttttaacttcatttagaaataaggagacgcagcttcgttgttgttgttgttgcttcattttgtttaaacaacTGGTGCACGGAAATAATCCCAAACTTGAAAACGTTACATCTATTTTGGAAATCTAAGAAGAGTGGCTATTAGCTGATATTGGACTTTTCTCGTAGCATTGTCTGCACCATGGCTTGTCAAGCTTCCTAGGCGTGTAGCTGCATGCTGAAATATTCATATTGGCAGAAGTGAAAAGACATGCCCAGTAAGTAGTGGTGAGCTGAAGCAAGGAGCTGTGGAGAATGATTTggagtggaaggcagcagcaggttgctGCAGGTCCTAGCGTTCACTGTGAAACAAAGTTAGATTGAGTGTCAGGGAATgtgagctggctctgtggtAATGAATgttagcagcctgtgctggctcacTAAACAGCgtcttgcacagctcttgaaCTGTGAAACCTGTCGATGTGGACTAATGTCTGAAATGAGCTCCCTTAAGCCTAACCCGTGCACAGGGAAAGCCTATTGAGTCCAGGCGCTCTCTGTGCTGATCAATATGTAAGATGTTTCTACGTATGTGAGAAACAATTGAACATTTGCATAAGATGGTTTGGCAAAACAAGTTGTTAGTCAAACATCccctcagaaaagcacagagtgccCGGCTCAGTTCTGTAGGATTCATGCCTGAcccctctaaatgaaaaatgcagtatccaCTTCTTGTTGTTGGATACTAAGGAAATTAGGGTGTCGAATCAAGAGCGTCCAATAGgttattaaagcaatttaatccTAGGTTCGTCTTGGCCTGCGGATCCTAGAAAGCAACATGCAGCGTATTCAGGATTCTCATAAGTGatgtctgaggaagagaaagaactgtaataGCACCTCACATCTGAATTGCATGGTCCTTCCTTAACGTGCTCTTTGAGGTGTGATCGGTTCAGTCACACTTAAAGCCAGAATTTTCCGTCTTTTTGtgagtttaaaaggaaaggccttgcacatgtacagtactttttccattgctgataaCTGTTATTAGTCTTATATATAActcatttttactattttttgtttatattttataactccCTGGTAATACGCTTTCGTGAGAGATTCCTGTTCCCGCTATGCTCTGAGTTGTTGGTAAAACTTACCTTCTTCTCTGTATTAACAAACGTGACATGCagtgcatgggtttatgaaaagaaaaaaccaaacatatgATGCAAGTAAATATCATTCAAATAGCATAAGCATGCGTGAGACATTAAAAGGAGTTTGTTTTGGGGGCgaaaaagaagatgctttcaaacacttgtctctgcttgtttttaaggtgtaaaAAGATGGTTCCTGCATCCAAGAGATTTACCATACACCGTTCTTCCAACGTTCTcacaatatcactgaaaagatttgcagatttcaTAGGTGGAAAGATCAACAAGGTATATTAAGAATATACCTTAAGAATATAGAGAAAtggtctgcttttattttcattttctctttttttcatttttctcttaatatcagtaaagttcctgcttgacaagaagcatatactttcctctgagaaggctAATTCATCAGAAAACAGTTGTCTGCAACTTCTAGTATTAAACGTTGCTTAtgggaagacttatttttagtgaatcaagagatatattcatataattccagtctctgttttttggaagtgtttttctctggctaGTCCGCGAAGTACTCTGATGtaatttttctatcttcttggtctctctttaggaggtaaaatatcctgagtattTGGACCTCCGAGCCTACATGTCTCAATCAAGTGGAGAACCACTCCTCTACGCCTTATATGCGGTGCTGGTGCATCATGGAATCAACTGTCGCACAGGACACTATGTATGCTACATGAAGGTAGAAGTCAGCATCATTTCTAACAGGGTAAAGGTTGTGCTGGCAAACCAGTTCAAGTGTTACTAGTAGTACTGTTTCTAGgcaaaaagattttctgaaataatcccAAACTTGAAAATGGGATCTTGTATaaaatcttaagctgtgattgaCTCTCTGCTTAAGAGAGGCCAAACGTGTACCTACTGAGAAGCTAGGTGATAAGTGTTTTTGTACACTTATAAGTGGTCATTTTGTAAAGAGACTGCTGAAAAATCTGAACAGCGCTGCTGCAGAACTCTGAATGGGGGGCTAGCAACTGTCTTAACTGATCTGGAATCTTGAGTTTACTTTTCAGTGGACAGGAGGAGAGTCTCTCAAggcaaacagagagagaaataacaCCCGATACTCATGTCAACATAAATTTATGCTCAGAGTGTAGGTGTAGGAACAGCGTCGGTATGTATATGGAACATCGGGAGAGGAAACTATATCggtatttacagcttttctacttccttgtcAGAGAGACGTTATCTCCAAATTAGAAAttgatgtattttgaataagGGCTGGTGGATCGGATTTATTCTTACTAGTGTTAATATTTGCTCTTGATTAGTACTTAATATCTGGTAACGCATCAATCAATCgtcaaaaataaacttaaaaatgtgtaaggcTTATCTCGTTGGTCGATACAAAGACCaaggtcttttctcttttctctttttttttttttcccagtattgtttttctgttttccttctcactgcagtcttgattttgtttcttgtcccttaagtatgttttcaatgtgttgttgaaacattttccctttcaatgCGAAAAAAGGAGCTGTCACTGGTGTCTGCAAGTTGAAGACTGGAGCTTATCTGAAAATCACTGAGCCCAAGAGCTGTCACCTTAGTCTTCCAATAGGACAAGGATGTCTTCGTTTCtcagttaaatgcatttttcaggtttgtgtattattttctcaGGAATGGAAAGTGTGCGCACAATTTGCCAGTTGTGGGACTAGGAGTTCTCttatttcctgtgctttgtttaACCTGTCTTAAGTTTAATGGATAGCAATCAAGGTGTActagaaatctgaaaacactttatgCTTTGTTCTCTCAGTCATTTTGGTATAACAAACTAGCTTATGGTTTAAACCCTCCATTAGGTTAGCATTTTCCCTAAATGTAACAAGTCCCTGTGTGCTACAGGaagacagtaacaaaaaattaagtatagATATTCATCCTGTCATTATTCAGCTTCTGCCTATGGACACACAATTACGCTTATTTAAAGCGGTATCATCTTGAAACCTAATCAGCATGTTAGAAAGCACTTAGTTATCGGCTTTTGTCCTGGAGGGCTGAGGTttggtctgttttgttttacattcagcatttccttttctagctTCCATTCCCCTGTTGTTTTGcatgaggaaaacatgcagctttACAAAGTAGAACGGAAAGAGATGCTTTTCagtctaacttttcagttttttgtaGGAGTTTTAAATGTGGTGGGTGCAAAACAGCATAAGTACTGCTGCCAAAGTTATATTCAAACAAGTATTTcgtggagaagcagaagaagcctagggagaaataaatttacaaacatGCTCTTCATGCTCTCCTTTCCCAAGATTTCTCTGAGATATATCCCATAGTCTTTGGGTTTTGAGGTATGTGGTTCCCAGGAGTGAAAAGGAGGGCCAAACAGCTCTCCTCTCGGATCTCAACGTGCCAGGGCTTTAGTGTACTGCCACTTATGGCTCCGCTTTTCACCTGGAAAAAGCGA from the Anser cygnoides isolate HZ-2024a breed goose chromosome 6, Taihu_goose_T2T_genome, whole genome shotgun sequence genome contains:
- the LOC136791085 gene encoding ubiquitin carboxyl-terminal hydrolase 36-like is translated as MLSALLENDLFQSRMTSRCKKMVPASKRFTIHRSSNVLTISLKRFADFIGGKINKEVKYPEYLDLRAYMSQSSGEPLLYALYAVLVHHGINCRTGHYVCYMKVEVSIISNRVKVVLANQFKCY